A section of the Candidatus Latescibacterota bacterium genome encodes:
- a CDS encoding glycosyltransferase encodes MRWALVGPLHPYRGGIAHYGALLARSLAADGADAVAAYNYRRLYPRLLFPGRTQYDESARPLTAGADAPRLLAPLDPLSWRRTAAAVAAGVPDALVVHWWQPFFGPAVGGVLAGLGRRRPSCRRVLLCHNVLPHERRAVDRALALHAFGRADAFLVHSESDAAVLRALLPGARLAVHPHPHYGAFSDDGPARSRAAARSALGVPAEARVALFFGYVRAYKGLDLALRALARVPAATLWIVGEFYEPREQTDALIRELGVEGRVTIVDRYVANEEVADYFAAADVVLQPYRSATQSGIAQIAFACGRPVIATRVGGLPEQIEDGVTGLLVPPDDVDALAAALARMTTGTLAESFGPGLAAARERFSWTGLVDALRRLVAEIPR; translated from the coding sequence CGCACTACGGCGCGCTGCTGGCCCGCAGTCTCGCCGCGGACGGCGCCGACGCCGTGGCCGCCTACAACTATCGCCGCCTCTACCCGCGGCTGCTCTTCCCCGGCCGCACCCAGTACGACGAGAGCGCCCGCCCCCTGACCGCGGGCGCCGACGCGCCGCGCCTGCTCGCCCCGCTCGATCCGCTGAGCTGGCGGCGCACGGCCGCGGCGGTGGCGGCCGGCGTGCCCGACGCGCTCGTCGTCCACTGGTGGCAGCCCTTCTTCGGGCCGGCCGTGGGGGGCGTGCTGGCGGGCCTCGGGCGGCGGCGGCCGTCCTGCCGGCGCGTGTTGCTCTGTCACAACGTGCTGCCCCACGAGCGCCGCGCCGTGGACCGGGCGCTCGCGCTGCACGCCTTCGGGCGCGCGGACGCCTTCCTGGTCCACAGCGAGAGCGACGCCGCCGTGCTCCGCGCGCTCCTGCCCGGCGCGCGGCTGGCCGTGCATCCCCATCCGCACTACGGCGCCTTCAGCGACGACGGCCCCGCGCGCAGCCGCGCCGCGGCGCGCTCGGCCCTCGGCGTGCCGGCCGAGGCGCGCGTCGCCCTCTTCTTCGGCTACGTGCGCGCCTACAAGGGCCTCGACCTCGCGCTGCGCGCGCTGGCCCGCGTGCCCGCGGCGACGCTCTGGATCGTGGGCGAGTTCTACGAGCCGCGCGAGCAGACCGACGCGCTGATCCGCGAGCTGGGCGTGGAGGGCCGCGTGACGATCGTCGACCGCTACGTCGCCAACGAGGAGGTCGCCGACTACTTCGCGGCGGCGGACGTGGTGCTGCAGCCCTATCGCAGCGCCACGCAGAGCGGCATCGCGCAGATCGCCTTCGCCTGCGGGCGGCCGGTCATCGCGACGCGCGTGGGCGGCCTGCCCGAGCAGATCGAGGACGGCGTGACGGGCCTGCTCGTCCCGCCGGACGACGTGGACGCCCTCGCCGCCGCGCTCGCGCGCATGACAACGGGCACACTCGCGGAGAGTTTTGGCCCGGGCCTCGCCGCGGCGCGGGAGCGCTTCTCGTGGACCGGGCTGGTGGACGCGCTGCGCCGGCTCGTCGCGGAGATCCCGCGATGA
- the truA gene encoding tRNA pseudouridine(38-40) synthase TruA, with product MPTYRLVLAYDGADFHGWQRQPGRRTVQGELERALAVLAREPVAVQGAGRTDAGVHALAQCASFTVPTGVRPGQSPRRLLGSLQGLLPEDVTPLRLHEAPADFNARFSATARFYVYRLGLGHCAPLRRLRWELGWRLDVEAMEEALALLREGTDFRGFSTREGAAKGSRCALRELALDGREPEAGELRLRIGADRFLHNMVRIVVGTLVEIGRGRWRPERVAEILASGDRRLAGPTAPPQGLFLRAVEYPERFLDPAGEPGP from the coding sequence ATGCCGACCTACCGCCTCGTGCTGGCCTACGACGGCGCGGACTTCCACGGCTGGCAGCGCCAGCCGGGCCGCCGGACGGTGCAGGGCGAGCTCGAGCGGGCCCTGGCGGTGCTGGCGCGCGAGCCGGTGGCCGTGCAGGGGGCGGGGCGCACGGACGCCGGCGTGCACGCGCTGGCGCAGTGCGCGAGTTTCACTGTTCCCACAGGTGTCCGTCCGGGTCAATCTCCCCGGCGTCTGCTGGGGAGCCTGCAGGGTCTGCTGCCGGAGGACGTCACGCCGCTTCGCCTGCACGAGGCGCCGGCCGACTTCAACGCGCGTTTCTCGGCCACGGCGCGCTTCTACGTCTACCGGCTGGGGCTCGGGCACTGCGCGCCGCTGCGCCGGCTGCGCTGGGAGCTGGGCTGGCGGCTCGATGTGGAGGCCATGGAGGAGGCGCTGGCGCTTCTGCGCGAAGGGACGGACTTCCGCGGCTTCTCCACGCGCGAGGGCGCGGCCAAGGGCAGCCGCTGCGCCTTGCGCGAGCTCGCGCTCGACGGCCGGGAACCCGAGGCGGGCGAGCTCCGTTTGCGGATCGGCGCCGATCGCTTCCTGCACAACATGGTGCGCATCGTGGTGGGCACCCTCGTGGAGATCGGACGCGGGCGCTGGCGGCCCGAGCGCGTGGCCGAGATCCTGGCCAGCGGCGACCGCCGGCTGGCCGGGCCGACGGCGCCGCCCCAGGGGCTCTTCCTCCGGGCGGTGGAGTACCCGGAGCGCTTCCTGGACCCGGCGGGGGAGCCGGGTCCCTGA
- the fsa gene encoding fructose-6-phosphate aldolase, with product MRFFIDTANVEEIRQAAAMGVLDGVTTNPSLMAKEKGDPRKILAEICSIVPGPVSAEVIALDAEGMLREGRELMTIADNIVVKVPTTLEGLKAIKTFKAEGIETNATLCFSMTQALLVAKAGATYVSPFVGRLDDISQDGMDLIADIVQLYTNYSYTTEVLVASVRHPMHVVEAARLGADVATIPYKVIAQLIKHPLTDSGIERFLADWQARKEG from the coding sequence ATGCGCTTTTTCATCGACACCGCCAACGTCGAGGAGATCCGCCAGGCCGCGGCCATGGGCGTGCTGGACGGCGTCACCACGAACCCCAGCCTCATGGCCAAGGAGAAGGGCGATCCGCGGAAGATCCTCGCGGAGATCTGCAGCATCGTGCCCGGTCCCGTGAGCGCGGAGGTCATCGCGCTGGACGCCGAGGGCATGCTGCGCGAGGGCCGTGAGCTGATGACCATCGCCGACAACATCGTGGTCAAGGTGCCCACCACGCTCGAGGGCCTGAAGGCGATCAAGACCTTCAAGGCCGAGGGCATCGAGACCAACGCCACCCTCTGCTTCTCCATGACCCAGGCGCTGCTGGTGGCCAAGGCCGGCGCGACCTACGTGAGCCCCTTCGTGGGGCGATTGGACGACATCAGCCAGGACGGCATGGACCTGATCGCCGACATCGTCCAGCTCTACACGAACTACAGCTACACCACCGAGGTGCTGGTGGCCAGCGTGCGCCACCCCATGCACGTGGTGGAGGCCGCGCGCCTCGGCGCCGACGTGGCGACGATCCCCTACAAGGTGATCGCGCAGCTGATCAAGCACCCGCTCACCGACAGCGGCATCGAGCGCTTCCTGGCCGACTGGCAGGCCCGGAAGGAGGGCTGA
- a CDS encoding trypsin-like peptidase domain-containing protein, whose product MLDGGGRPRARGGRWVPVLTGLLTGLSIAALAVVLFLVVKAPTLLRREAQDLLLQQLASLRLEMGDEGFARAAAGADGVEDSRRSAIVTATEKVAPAVVSVQVTQVQKYVAQPRSIFEYFEFFGRPRVYEQEVPGQGSGVLVSPFGRVVTNNHVVNGAKRIRVTLSDGRSFPAELLDTSTKHDIALLQLQLPKDLQLPYAELGDSDDLLLGEWVIAIGSPFGFQLNDIRPSVTVGVVSALHREVSAGGEGLYSDMIQTDAAINPGNSGGPLVDSQGKVVGINTLIFTKDGGSLGIGFARPINKVVWILNEFEKFGSVRDTWAGFEGTDLKPFHVVHYGLNVRSGIFVTTVFRGGPAEDAGLRPGDVVTAIGGSAVANLADGNRIFARYEVGDKVKLTVYREGKSLDLTVTLESYKDADVPQDATPPGSG is encoded by the coding sequence TTGCTGGACGGCGGCGGACGGCCCCGCGCGCGCGGCGGACGCTGGGTCCCGGTGCTCACGGGCCTGCTGACGGGCCTGTCCATCGCGGCGCTGGCGGTGGTGCTCTTCCTCGTGGTCAAGGCGCCGACGCTGCTGCGCCGGGAGGCCCAGGACCTGCTGCTGCAGCAGCTGGCCAGCCTCCGTCTGGAGATGGGCGACGAGGGCTTCGCCCGCGCGGCCGCGGGCGCGGACGGCGTCGAGGACAGCCGCCGCAGCGCCATCGTGACGGCCACGGAGAAGGTGGCGCCGGCCGTGGTGTCGGTGCAGGTGACGCAGGTGCAGAAGTACGTCGCCCAGCCGCGCAGCATCTTCGAGTACTTCGAGTTCTTCGGACGCCCGCGGGTCTACGAGCAGGAGGTGCCCGGCCAGGGCAGCGGCGTGCTGGTGAGCCCCTTCGGCCGCGTGGTCACCAACAACCACGTGGTGAACGGCGCCAAGCGCATCCGCGTCACGCTCAGCGACGGCCGCAGCTTCCCCGCCGAGCTGCTGGACACCAGCACCAAGCACGACATCGCCCTGCTCCAGCTCCAGCTGCCCAAGGACCTGCAGCTGCCCTACGCCGAGCTCGGCGACAGCGACGACCTGCTGCTCGGCGAGTGGGTCATCGCCATCGGCAGCCCCTTCGGCTTCCAGCTCAACGACATCCGCCCCAGCGTCACCGTGGGCGTGGTGAGCGCCCTGCACCGCGAGGTCAGCGCCGGCGGCGAGGGCCTCTACTCGGACATGATCCAGACCGACGCGGCCATCAACCCCGGCAACAGCGGCGGTCCGCTGGTGGACAGCCAGGGGAAGGTGGTGGGGATCAACACGCTGATCTTCACCAAAGACGGGGGTAGCCTCGGCATCGGTTTCGCGCGGCCCATCAACAAGGTCGTGTGGATCCTCAACGAGTTCGAGAAGTTCGGCAGCGTGCGCGACACCTGGGCGGGATTCGAGGGCACGGACCTGAAGCCCTTCCACGTGGTGCACTACGGGCTGAACGTGCGGAGCGGGATCTTCGTCACCACGGTCTTCCGCGGCGGGCCGGCCGAGGACGCGGGCCTGCGCCCCGGCGACGTGGTCACCGCCATCGGCGGCTCCGCCGTGGCGAACCTCGCGGACGGCAACCGCATCTTCGCCCGCTACGAAGTGGGCGACAAGGTGAAGCTCACCGTCTACCGCGAGGGCAAGTCGCTCGACCTGACCGTGACCCTGGAGAGCTACAAGGACGCCGACGTCCCCCAAGATGCCACGCCGCCCGGCAGCGGCTAG
- a CDS encoding adenylosuccinate lyase, producing the protein MIERYSRPRMAAIWTEEAKFARWLEIEILACEAQAELGRIPAEAAKAIRAKAAFEVERIEAIERVTNHDVIAFLTNVAEHVGEPARYVHLGMTSSDVLDTGLAMAMKEAGEILMEDVDALLAVLERRALEFKRTPCIGRSHGIHAEPTTFGIKLLLWVDEMRRNRKRLAAAIDTISVGQISGAVGTFAHLDPVVEEKVCARLGLRPAPVSTQVLQRDRHAEYMTTLAVIASSLDKMATELRNLQRTDILEVEEPFTKGQKGSSAMPHKRNPITSERVSGLARVLRGNAVAALENVALWHERDITHSSVERVIIPDSTLLLDYMFAKFTPVVDGLLVYPENMMANLNRTQGLIFSQVLLLALAEAGLSREDAYALVQGAAHGIWNSDAQFLDAALASEGIVAALGEARVRACFDLDHQLRNVDAIFARVLG; encoded by the coding sequence ATGATCGAGCGCTACAGCCGGCCGCGCATGGCCGCGATCTGGACGGAAGAGGCCAAGTTCGCCCGCTGGCTGGAGATCGAGATACTGGCCTGCGAGGCCCAGGCCGAGCTGGGGCGCATTCCCGCGGAGGCCGCGAAGGCCATCCGCGCCAAGGCGGCCTTCGAGGTCGAGCGCATCGAGGCGATCGAGCGCGTCACCAATCACGACGTCATCGCCTTCCTCACCAACGTCGCCGAGCACGTGGGCGAGCCGGCGCGCTACGTCCACCTGGGGATGACCAGCAGCGACGTGCTGGACACCGGACTCGCCATGGCCATGAAGGAGGCCGGCGAGATCCTCATGGAGGACGTGGACGCGCTCCTCGCCGTGCTCGAGCGCCGCGCGCTGGAGTTCAAGCGGACCCCCTGCATCGGCCGCAGCCACGGCATCCACGCCGAGCCCACCACCTTCGGCATCAAGCTGCTGCTCTGGGTGGACGAGATGCGCCGCAATCGCAAGCGGCTGGCGGCGGCCATCGACACGATCTCCGTGGGGCAGATCTCCGGCGCCGTGGGCACCTTCGCGCACCTGGATCCGGTGGTGGAGGAGAAGGTCTGCGCGCGGCTGGGGCTGAGGCCGGCGCCCGTGTCGACCCAGGTGCTGCAGCGGGACCGCCACGCGGAGTACATGACCACGCTGGCGGTGATCGCGAGCAGCCTGGACAAGATGGCCACCGAGCTGCGAAACCTGCAGCGCACGGACATCCTCGAGGTGGAGGAGCCCTTCACCAAGGGCCAGAAGGGCTCGAGCGCGATGCCGCACAAGCGCAATCCCATCACCAGCGAGCGGGTGAGCGGCCTGGCGCGGGTGCTGCGCGGCAACGCGGTGGCGGCGCTGGAGAACGTGGCGCTCTGGCACGAGCGGGACATCACGCACTCCAGCGTGGAGCGCGTGATCATCCCCGACTCCACCCTGCTGCTCGACTACATGTTCGCCAAGTTCACGCCGGTGGTGGACGGCCTGCTCGTCTACCCCGAGAACATGATGGCCAACCTGAACCGCACCCAGGGGCTGATCTTCAGCCAGGTGCTGCTGCTGGCGCTGGCGGAGGCGGGACTCAGCCGCGAGGACGCCTACGCGCTGGTGCAGGGCGCCGCCCACGGCATCTGGAACAGCGACGCGCAGTTCCTGGACGCCGCGCTGGCCAGCGAGGGGATCGTGGCCGCCCTGGGCGAGGCGCGGGTGCGCGCCTGCTTCGATCTGGACCATCAACTCCGTAACGTGGACGCGATCTTCGCCCGCGTGCTGGGCTGA
- a CDS encoding outer membrane beta-barrel protein, whose amino-acid sequence MRKIVLVFLILALSAGSALALDMEAKSFYAQGIFALPTGDWSDAAGNGFGGGIGMLVPHNEQLNFRGEVSFIKFGGKSFGDYDWSYRVIPIVALAEYTFQYDSPLYGLGGLGLYMGHFSADYTGPDGFGFGSYDDNNNDFGLVIGGGYHVNEQICVEGRFNIVSDSNELTIHGVYHF is encoded by the coding sequence ATGCGCAAGATCGTGCTCGTGTTTCTCATCCTCGCCCTCAGCGCCGGCAGCGCCCTGGCGCTGGACATGGAGGCGAAGTCCTTCTACGCCCAGGGCATCTTCGCCCTACCCACGGGCGACTGGAGCGACGCCGCCGGCAACGGCTTCGGGGGCGGCATCGGCATGCTGGTGCCCCACAACGAGCAGCTCAACTTCCGCGGCGAGGTGAGCTTCATCAAGTTCGGCGGCAAGAGCTTCGGCGACTACGACTGGAGCTACCGCGTAATTCCCATCGTGGCGCTGGCCGAGTACACCTTCCAGTACGACAGCCCTCTCTACGGTCTTGGTGGACTCGGGCTCTACATGGGGCATTTCAGCGCGGATTACACGGGTCCTGACGGCTTTGGGTTCGGCTCCTACGACGACAACAACAACGACTTCGGCCTGGTGATCGGCGGCGGCTATCACGTCAACGAGCAAATCTGCGTCGAGGGCCGCTTCAACATCGTCAGCGATTCGAACGAGCTCACGATCCACGGCGTCTACCACTTCTAG
- the sppA gene encoding signal peptide peptidase SppA: protein MDAHKTIQSVFHILGILVILGFLSLQAGSCMLLVGAMSAGDESPSTHKTAKDSFAFGDENAAATFLRVPVAGVISAEPDENVIGIRRASLLESVQTLIDYARDTQSIDGLLLDIDSPGGAVDPSDVLYRELRRFREETGKPVVARMNGVAASGAFYIAMGADKILAHPSCLTGSIGVIMQSWNGAGLLDRFGVELVTLTSGPNKDLLNPGKPVSAEHREILQGIVDDAYVSFVDAVATGRDLDAARVREIADGRIYTARQAQELGLVDAVGYQPELLDMLREVADAETVEVVDHAAPTQLWDLLSSLEGAVRGARPTAAIERRLDQLAPSPGLYYLWPGF, encoded by the coding sequence ATGGACGCACACAAGACCATCCAGAGCGTCTTTCACATCCTGGGCATCCTGGTGATCCTGGGTTTCCTGAGTCTGCAGGCCGGCAGCTGCATGCTGCTGGTGGGCGCCATGAGCGCGGGCGACGAGAGCCCCAGCACCCACAAGACGGCCAAGGACAGCTTCGCCTTCGGCGACGAGAACGCCGCGGCCACCTTCCTGCGGGTGCCGGTGGCCGGGGTGATCAGCGCGGAGCCGGACGAGAACGTCATCGGCATCCGCAGGGCCTCGCTGCTCGAGTCGGTGCAGACGCTGATCGACTACGCGCGGGACACGCAGAGCATCGACGGCCTGCTGCTCGACATCGACTCCCCGGGCGGCGCGGTGGACCCCTCGGACGTGCTCTACCGCGAGCTGCGCCGCTTCCGCGAGGAGACGGGCAAGCCCGTGGTGGCGCGCATGAACGGCGTGGCGGCCAGCGGCGCGTTCTACATCGCCATGGGCGCGGACAAGATCCTCGCCCACCCGAGCTGCCTGACCGGGTCCATCGGCGTGATCATGCAGAGCTGGAACGGCGCCGGGCTGCTGGACCGCTTCGGCGTGGAGCTCGTCACGCTGACCAGCGGGCCGAACAAGGACCTGCTCAACCCCGGCAAGCCCGTGAGCGCGGAGCATCGCGAGATCCTGCAGGGGATCGTGGACGACGCCTACGTCTCCTTCGTGGACGCCGTGGCCACCGGCCGCGACCTGGACGCCGCGCGCGTGCGGGAGATCGCCGACGGGCGCATCTACACCGCGCGGCAGGCGCAGGAGCTGGGCCTCGTGGACGCCGTGGGCTACCAGCCGGAGCTGCTCGACATGCTGCGCGAGGTGGCGGACGCTGAAACGGTCGAGGTGGTCGACCACGCGGCCCCCACCCAGCTCTGGGATCTGCTGTCCAGCCTGGAGGGCGCGGTGCGCGGGGCGCGTCCCACGGCGGCCATCGAGCGCCGCCTGGACCAGCTCGCGCCGTCGCCCGGGCTCTACTACCTCTGGCCCGGCTTCTAG
- the purL gene encoding phosphoribosylformylglycinamidine synthase subunit PurL, whose translation MEAVIDVRRLSDAELEKTLSTQALTLKTDEARRVAELLGRDPTLTELTLFDTMWSEHCSYKSSREHLKRHLPTEGPDVVLGPVEDAGIVRLGEADGRSWCLVLSHESHNHPSQVLPFEGAATGIGGIVRDVYCMGATVVGVLDPLRFGDPAGAHAARSREIMAGVVDGIWHYANALGVPNLGGDLVFHAGYDDNCLVNVVAVGLVPEDEIVRSRVPAEAAAEPYDFILVGKPTDESGFGGAAFASIILDASVENRGAVQVPDPFLKRVLSEANKAVLALARAEGVAIGFKDLGAGGIACVSSELAEAGGFGMRVWLDKVSVSDERLASRVIACSETQERYGLAVPRRFSARVLAIYNEDFDLPHVYRGACARVVGEVTQDGRYTLTRGEDVLCDAPVEVVTSGIRYARESRPAPTAPPAPAHEPGRELGADLLTLLADPNLCDRSYLYQHYDGEVQGHACLRPGEGDSGVSAPFADSPLGFAITCDGNPFYGERDPYLGGALAVCEAVRNLACQGAWPLALTDCLNYGNPEKPGPFGAFVEGVRGVGDACRGIGRLAEDERGLAPGNPIPVISGNVSFYNESARGAAIPPSPIVALAGRVPDVSRVPGQQLAREGDPLLLIGAREDALGGGAYHRVILGSSGGALPAADFARVRAEARVVIEAAQAGWLRAAHDVGEGGVAVAAAEMMLGRRPGALGLGIALDLPAGGLDAVATLFGESGGFLLEVVPERLDALLAACAGAGLTPLAQGRVTGDGRLRLAVDGAPRVELALDSLRRAWQGTLPGLFTLDGTAGGDA comes from the coding sequence ATGGAAGCGGTGATCGACGTCCGGCGACTCTCCGACGCCGAGCTGGAGAAGACCCTCTCCACGCAAGCGCTCACGCTGAAAACCGATGAAGCCCGCCGCGTGGCGGAACTCCTCGGCCGCGACCCCACGCTCACCGAGCTCACCCTCTTCGACACCATGTGGAGCGAGCACTGCTCCTACAAGAGCAGCCGCGAGCACCTGAAGCGCCACCTGCCCACCGAGGGCCCCGACGTGGTGCTCGGCCCCGTGGAAGATGCCGGCATCGTCCGCCTGGGCGAGGCCGACGGCCGCTCCTGGTGCCTCGTGCTCAGCCACGAGAGCCACAACCACCCCAGCCAGGTGCTGCCCTTCGAGGGCGCGGCCACGGGCATCGGCGGCATCGTGCGCGACGTCTACTGCATGGGCGCCACGGTGGTGGGGGTGCTCGACCCGCTGCGCTTCGGCGATCCGGCCGGCGCGCACGCGGCGCGCAGCCGCGAGATCATGGCGGGCGTGGTGGACGGCATCTGGCACTACGCCAACGCGCTGGGCGTGCCCAACCTGGGCGGCGACCTCGTCTTCCACGCCGGCTACGACGACAACTGCCTCGTCAACGTGGTGGCCGTGGGGCTCGTCCCCGAGGACGAGATCGTGCGCAGCCGCGTGCCCGCCGAGGCGGCGGCGGAGCCCTACGACTTCATCCTCGTGGGCAAGCCCACGGACGAGTCCGGCTTCGGCGGCGCGGCCTTCGCCAGCATCATCCTCGACGCCAGCGTCGAGAACCGCGGCGCGGTGCAGGTGCCCGATCCCTTCCTCAAGCGCGTGCTCAGCGAGGCGAACAAGGCCGTGCTCGCGCTCGCCCGCGCCGAGGGCGTGGCCATCGGCTTCAAGGACCTGGGCGCGGGGGGCATCGCCTGCGTGTCCAGCGAGCTGGCCGAGGCCGGCGGCTTCGGCATGCGCGTGTGGCTGGACAAGGTGTCGGTCTCGGACGAGCGCCTCGCCAGCCGCGTCATCGCCTGCAGCGAGACGCAGGAGCGCTACGGGCTCGCCGTGCCGCGCCGCTTCAGCGCGCGCGTGCTGGCGATCTACAACGAGGACTTCGACCTGCCCCACGTCTACCGGGGCGCCTGCGCGCGGGTGGTGGGTGAGGTGACGCAAGACGGCCGCTACACGCTCACCCGCGGCGAGGACGTGCTCTGCGACGCCCCCGTCGAGGTGGTCACCAGCGGCATCCGCTACGCCCGCGAGAGCCGGCCGGCGCCCACCGCGCCGCCCGCGCCCGCGCACGAGCCCGGCCGCGAGCTCGGCGCGGACCTGCTCACGCTGCTCGCCGACCCGAACCTCTGCGACCGCAGCTACCTCTACCAGCACTACGACGGCGAGGTGCAGGGCCACGCCTGCCTGCGCCCCGGCGAGGGCGACAGCGGCGTGAGCGCCCCCTTTGCGGACAGCCCGCTGGGCTTCGCGATCACCTGCGACGGCAACCCCTTCTACGGCGAGCGCGATCCCTACCTGGGCGGCGCGCTGGCCGTCTGCGAGGCGGTGCGCAACCTGGCCTGCCAGGGCGCCTGGCCGCTGGCCCTCACCGACTGCCTCAACTACGGCAACCCCGAGAAGCCCGGGCCCTTCGGCGCCTTCGTCGAGGGCGTGCGCGGCGTCGGCGACGCCTGCCGTGGCATCGGCCGCCTGGCCGAGGACGAGCGCGGCCTGGCGCCGGGGAATCCGATCCCCGTCATCAGCGGCAACGTGAGCTTCTACAACGAGAGCGCCCGCGGCGCGGCGATTCCGCCGAGCCCGATCGTGGCGCTGGCGGGCCGCGTGCCGGACGTCTCCCGCGTCCCCGGCCAGCAGCTCGCGCGCGAGGGCGATCCGCTGCTGCTCATCGGCGCGCGCGAGGACGCCCTCGGCGGCGGCGCCTACCACCGCGTGATCCTGGGCTCTTCGGGCGGCGCGCTGCCGGCCGCGGACTTCGCCCGCGTGCGCGCCGAGGCCCGCGTGGTGATCGAGGCGGCGCAGGCCGGCTGGCTGCGCGCGGCGCACGACGTGGGGGAGGGCGGCGTGGCCGTCGCGGCCGCCGAGATGATGCTCGGCCGCCGCCCTGGCGCGCTCGGCCTGGGCATCGCGCTGGACCTGCCCGCCGGCGGCCTCGACGCCGTGGCGACGCTCTTCGGCGAGAGCGGCGGCTTCCTGCTCGAGGTCGTCCCCGAGCGCCTGGACGCCCTGCTCGCCGCCTGCGCGGGCGCCGGCCTCACCCCCCTGGCCCAGGGCCGCGTGACCGGCGACGGCCGTCTGCGTCTCGCCGTGGACGGCGCGCCCCGCGTGGAGCTGGCGCTGGACTCCCTGCGCCGCGCCTGGCAGGGCACGCTGCCGGGTCTTTTCACACTGGACGGGACCGCCGGAGGCGACGCATGA
- the purQ gene encoding phosphoribosylformylglycinamidine synthase I, with product MTNAPRAAVLQFPGVNCEYESARALEAAGATASILRWNEDPARLADFDLYLIPGGFSYQDRIRAGAVAAKEPVLDALFAQAEAGKPVLGICNGAQVLVEAGFVPGLAPGAVEIALAPNRMRGRSGYYSDWSHLRVAERTPSWLAPLAGDVLPLPFAHGEGRFTTRSETLFADLAAAGQIALRYAGPAGEDAGGWPRNPNGSLLDAAALCNRAGNVLAIMPHPERAAWLGQVPAMLEGAWGVRRRAADGDWPALRGPGPGHALFAAMVDAARGTRRGQTLKPMSGEERHAS from the coding sequence ATGACGAACGCACCCCGCGCCGCGGTCCTGCAGTTCCCCGGCGTCAACTGCGAGTACGAGTCGGCCCGCGCCCTCGAGGCGGCGGGCGCGACCGCCAGCATCCTGCGCTGGAACGAGGACCCCGCGCGCCTGGCGGACTTCGACCTCTACCTGATCCCCGGCGGCTTCAGCTATCAGGACCGCATCCGCGCCGGCGCCGTGGCCGCCAAGGAACCGGTGCTGGACGCGCTCTTCGCCCAGGCCGAGGCGGGCAAGCCCGTCCTCGGCATCTGCAACGGCGCGCAGGTGCTGGTGGAGGCCGGCTTCGTGCCGGGCCTCGCGCCCGGCGCCGTGGAGATCGCACTCGCGCCGAACCGCATGCGCGGGCGCAGCGGCTACTACTCGGACTGGAGCCATCTGCGCGTGGCCGAGCGGACGCCGTCCTGGCTGGCGCCGCTGGCGGGCGACGTGTTGCCCCTCCCCTTCGCCCACGGCGAGGGGCGCTTCACCACGCGCAGCGAGACGCTCTTCGCGGACCTCGCCGCCGCGGGGCAGATCGCCCTGCGCTACGCCGGTCCCGCCGGCGAGGACGCCGGCGGCTGGCCCCGCAATCCCAACGGCAGCCTGCTCGACGCCGCGGCGCTCTGCAACCGGGCCGGCAACGTGCTGGCGATCATGCCCCACCCCGAGCGCGCCGCCTGGCTGGGCCAGGTGCCGGCGATGCTCGAGGGCGCCTGGGGCGTCCGCCGCCGCGCGGCCGACGGCGACTGGCCCGCCCTGCGCGGACCCGGACCGGGCCACGCGCTCTTCGCCGCCATGGTGGACGCCGCCCGCGGGACTCGGCGCGGCCAGACCCTGAAGCCCATGAGTGGTGAGGAGCGCCATGCGTCTTGA